A DNA window from Polyangiaceae bacterium contains the following coding sequences:
- the pyrF gene encoding orotidine-5'-phosphate decarboxylase: MSRPELTARERLAFALDYPGLEQARRGAIEVAPHAGVLKVGLELFIRAGADAVNLGREHGARVFLDLKLHDIPETVARAVDSALELGVSYLTVHAQGGTRMLSEAAKRTAGTELTLLAVTVLTSLDDADLQSLGVTASSSDHALRLARLAYDAGVRGFVCSSAEVGRLREALGTDALFVTPGIRPENAAAGDQKRVGTPRQAIAAGADILVVGRPIRDAESPATAAAALQREIAEATRVAQ; the protein is encoded by the coding sequence GTGTCTCGACCTGAGCTCACCGCCCGCGAGCGCCTTGCGTTCGCGCTGGACTACCCGGGCCTGGAGCAAGCTCGGCGCGGGGCGATCGAAGTCGCGCCGCACGCAGGAGTGCTGAAGGTTGGGTTGGAGTTATTCATCCGCGCTGGCGCCGACGCCGTGAATCTAGGACGCGAGCACGGCGCTCGCGTGTTCCTGGATCTGAAGCTGCACGACATTCCCGAGACCGTGGCGCGAGCCGTGGACTCCGCTCTCGAGCTGGGCGTCAGCTACCTGACCGTGCATGCCCAAGGCGGCACGCGCATGCTGAGCGAGGCTGCGAAGCGCACCGCCGGCACGGAGCTGACGCTGCTGGCCGTGACCGTGCTCACCAGCCTGGACGACGCGGACCTCCAGTCCCTGGGCGTCACCGCTTCTTCCTCGGACCACGCGCTGCGCTTGGCTCGCCTCGCCTACGACGCCGGCGTCCGAGGGTTCGTCTGCTCCAGCGCCGAGGTCGGACGCTTGCGTGAGGCCCTGGGAACCGACGCCCTGTTCGTCACCCCCGGCATCCGCCCTGAAAACGCAGCCGCTGGAGATCAGAAACGGGTCGGGACCCCGCGCCAAGCGATCGCCGCTGGGGCGGACATTCTGGTGGTCGGGCGTCCCATCCGCGACGCCGAGAGCCCTGCGACCGCCGCTGCGGCGCTGCAGCGCGAGATCGCCGAAGCCACGCGGGTGGCGCAGTGA
- a CDS encoding RNA methyltransferase, translating into MTEAEGRLVLGLQPVREALRVHGEQIRRVWLDARDEPRLLALARFATDRGAAEVERVPRARLDKLSRGTEHQGVAAWAPPLVLLPPKTLLEDPALLAVALDGIQDPQNFGAIIRSAVGVADAAVIWPEHGSAPLSPATFRASAGAIEHARLCRVHSLHGFIDEAVARGVTVIGLDANADATLAEHSLQRPTVLVVGSEHRGLARNVRRSIPTLARLLAPHHIDSLNASVAAAIALYVASNSPTLSST; encoded by the coding sequence GTGACCGAAGCCGAGGGACGCCTCGTGCTCGGGCTGCAGCCCGTACGCGAGGCGCTGCGAGTGCACGGCGAGCAGATCCGCCGCGTGTGGCTCGACGCGCGCGACGAGCCTCGTCTGCTGGCGCTGGCGCGCTTCGCGACGGACCGAGGTGCAGCCGAGGTGGAGCGCGTGCCACGTGCTCGCCTCGACAAGCTGAGCCGAGGAACCGAGCACCAGGGCGTCGCCGCCTGGGCGCCGCCTTTGGTGCTGCTGCCGCCCAAGACACTTCTCGAGGATCCTGCTCTGCTGGCGGTGGCCCTCGACGGCATTCAGGATCCGCAGAATTTCGGGGCCATCATTCGCAGCGCCGTGGGGGTGGCCGACGCCGCGGTGATTTGGCCCGAGCACGGCTCCGCACCGCTTTCTCCCGCAACCTTTCGCGCTTCCGCCGGCGCCATCGAGCACGCACGGCTGTGCCGGGTTCACTCACTGCACGGATTCATCGACGAAGCGGTTGCTCGAGGAGTGACAGTCATTGGGCTAGATGCAAACGCCGATGCTACCCTCGCGGAGCATTCACTCCAACGACCCACGGTCCTGGTCGTGGGCAGCGAGCATCGCGGTTTGGCTCGCAACGTTCGCCGCTCCATCCCGACCTTGGCGCGGCTCTTGGCTCCCCACCACATCGACTCCCTGAACGCCAGCGTCGCGGCCGCCATCGCGCTCTACGTCGCCAGCAATAGCCCAACGCTTTCATCAACTTGA
- a CDS encoding cysteine desulfurase family protein encodes MSRVYLDWNATTPPHPEVIVAMERALVDGWGNPSSVHARGREARRVVEDLREAIAARTRAHPRDVIFTSGGTEANNLALASATALALGRHEHPSVLRPAERLAAAGASVTWLEVGESGRVEEAALEQGLVDLPRGATVALMAANHETGVLQPLDAARRAVERTAAWLHVDAVQAFGKVDSAFEAAHSVALSAHKIQGPKGIGALVWRRSPAALAPLIAGGGQERGLRGGTLDGVAAAGFLAAVNLVHPDAYAHLATLRDELERALGDVARVNGSGPRLPHVSNLSFEGARGDELVVALDLLGIEVSAGSACSAGSQEPSAVVRAMAGEDRARQAVRFSMGPVTTREAVLQAIAALRRVLTRRSSSG; translated from the coding sequence ATGAGCCGGGTCTATCTCGACTGGAATGCGACGACCCCGCCCCATCCCGAGGTCATTGTCGCGATGGAGCGTGCCTTGGTGGACGGCTGGGGCAATCCATCTAGCGTGCATGCCCGCGGCCGCGAAGCGCGACGCGTGGTGGAGGACTTGCGTGAAGCCATCGCAGCGCGAACCCGTGCTCATCCGCGCGACGTGATCTTCACCTCTGGCGGCACCGAGGCAAACAACCTCGCCCTTGCCTCCGCGACGGCGCTTGCCCTGGGTCGTCACGAGCACCCCTCCGTGCTGCGCCCCGCCGAGCGCTTGGCCGCGGCGGGCGCGAGCGTCACCTGGCTCGAAGTGGGCGAGAGCGGCCGGGTCGAGGAGGCTGCGCTGGAGCAAGGCCTGGTCGACCTTCCGCGAGGCGCGACCGTGGCGCTGATGGCGGCGAATCACGAGACCGGCGTGCTCCAGCCACTCGATGCCGCACGGCGCGCTGTCGAGCGCACGGCCGCCTGGCTTCATGTCGACGCCGTGCAGGCTTTCGGCAAGGTCGACTCGGCCTTCGAAGCTGCGCACAGCGTGGCCCTCTCGGCCCACAAGATCCAGGGACCCAAGGGGATTGGCGCCTTGGTTTGGCGTCGCTCCCCCGCGGCGCTGGCGCCCCTCATCGCGGGCGGAGGGCAGGAAAGGGGCCTGCGCGGCGGCACTCTCGATGGGGTGGCCGCGGCGGGCTTCCTGGCGGCCGTGAACCTGGTGCACCCGGACGCCTACGCCCACCTCGCCACCCTTCGCGACGAGCTGGAGAGAGCTTTGGGCGACGTCGCACGAGTCAACGGATCTGGGCCGCGCCTGCCGCACGTGAGCAACCTCTCGTTCGAGGGCGCGCGTGGCGACGAACTCGTGGTGGCCCTCGACCTGCTCGGCATCGAGGTGTCGGCCGGCTCTGCGTGTAGTGCCGGGAGTCAGGAACCGTCTGCAGTGGTGCGCGCGATGGCGGGTGAGGACCGCGCCCGTCAGGCCGTTCGCTTCAGCATGGGTCCCGTGACAACACGTGAAGCGGTGCTGCAGGCGATAGCCGCGCTGCGCCGCGTACTTACTCGTCGAAGCTCCAGTGGTTGA
- a CDS encoding hybrid sensor histidine kinase/response regulator — MTKVLHIEDDPANRLLVRKLLTPAGFEVIDAADGLEGIRKAVAEPPDLVLVDIAIPGLDGYEVTLRLRSEAALDGVPIVAITAEGNRDTSLAVGCDGFLQKPIDARSFAATVRTYLAGRKEHASPDRTGKHLRIQSQKIAAHLEEKLAELSRANERLVELDLARKEFYRNVSHELSTPMTPIVGYVRLLLDAELGPLTPPQKKALGAMDSCVQRLRGLIDDLLDVTGIESGKMRFSLGDYDLVQVVGAAVDQYRERATEAELELITDVPGSALGGYGDRARLKQAVMALLDNAVKFTPKGGAVGVRVRGANKHELEVCVADTGPGVSAEKAGRLFEPFYQVDGSPTRQHGGAGIGLAIVRGVARGHGGDVHLQSPAAERFGDRKLSGCAFYVRIPTKANAGAG; from the coding sequence GTGACCAAGGTCTTGCATATCGAGGACGACCCGGCCAACCGGCTGCTGGTTCGCAAGCTGCTGACCCCGGCGGGCTTCGAGGTCATCGACGCCGCTGACGGGCTGGAGGGTATTCGCAAGGCCGTGGCCGAGCCCCCGGATCTCGTCTTGGTGGATATTGCCATCCCTGGACTGGATGGGTACGAGGTGACCCTCCGGCTGCGCTCCGAGGCAGCCCTCGATGGGGTGCCGATCGTGGCCATCACGGCCGAGGGCAATCGGGACACGAGCCTGGCTGTCGGTTGCGATGGCTTCTTGCAGAAACCCATCGACGCGCGCTCCTTCGCGGCCACGGTTCGGACCTACCTGGCGGGGCGCAAGGAGCACGCCTCCCCCGACCGCACGGGCAAGCATCTACGGATTCAGAGCCAGAAGATCGCGGCGCACTTGGAGGAGAAGCTCGCAGAGCTTTCGCGAGCCAACGAGCGCCTCGTCGAACTCGATCTCGCCCGCAAAGAGTTCTACCGCAACGTGTCCCACGAGCTGTCCACACCGATGACGCCCATCGTCGGCTACGTGCGCCTGCTGTTGGACGCCGAACTCGGGCCGCTGACCCCACCGCAGAAGAAGGCGCTCGGCGCCATGGATTCCTGCGTGCAGCGGCTGCGCGGCCTGATCGACGATCTGCTGGACGTGACCGGCATCGAGAGCGGAAAGATGCGCTTTTCGTTGGGGGACTACGACCTGGTCCAGGTGGTCGGGGCGGCGGTGGACCAGTACCGCGAGCGCGCGACCGAGGCCGAGTTGGAGCTGATCACGGATGTTCCGGGGTCGGCCCTGGGCGGCTACGGGGACCGTGCCCGGCTGAAGCAGGCCGTGATGGCACTTTTGGACAATGCCGTGAAGTTCACTCCGAAGGGCGGGGCCGTCGGTGTGCGCGTGCGCGGCGCCAACAAGCACGAGCTGGAAGTCTGCGTCGCCGACACGGGACCGGGCGTGAGTGCGGAAAAGGCGGGGCGCCTGTTCGAGCCCTTCTATCAGGTCGACGGTTCCCCCACACGGCAGCACGGGGGCGCGGGCATCGGCCTGGCGATCGTGCGGGGCGTGGCGCGAGGTCACGGGGGCGACGTGCATCTTCAATCGCCAGCTGCCGAGCGCTTTGGCGATCGCAAGCTGAGCGGCTGCGCCTTCTACGTGCGCATTCCGACGAAGGCGAACGCTGGCGCCGGATGA
- a CDS encoding peptidylprolyl isomerase, which produces MNGRPLFLCSTLFLLAACANLTEPGPGGERGSGAAPIQAVTAAAVGNAPPAVPDNAPAAPNAPDRVRASHVLVAYQGARRSQATRSKDEARKLAEAVLARAKAGADFADLARQHSDDSSAKAKGGDLGAFQREMMVKPFADAAFALKPGEVSGIVETEFGFHVIRRTE; this is translated from the coding sequence ATGAACGGCCGCCCCCTTTTCCTGTGTTCCACGCTCTTTCTGCTCGCTGCTTGCGCGAATCTGACGGAACCCGGCCCGGGTGGGGAGCGCGGCAGCGGCGCCGCTCCGATCCAGGCCGTCACCGCAGCCGCGGTCGGCAACGCACCGCCCGCAGTGCCAGACAACGCCCCAGCGGCCCCCAACGCGCCGGACCGAGTTCGAGCCTCTCACGTCCTCGTCGCCTACCAGGGCGCGCGACGGAGTCAGGCCACGCGCAGCAAGGATGAAGCGCGCAAACTCGCTGAAGCCGTGTTGGCGCGCGCCAAAGCCGGCGCCGACTTTGCCGATCTCGCGCGCCAGCATTCCGACGACTCCAGCGCCAAGGCGAAGGGCGGAGATCTGGGCGCATTCCAGCGCGAGATGATGGTCAAGCCCTTCGCCGACGCAGCGTTCGCGCTCAAGCCCGGCGAGGTCAGCGGCATCGTGGAGACGGAGTTTGGTTTCCACGTGATCCGGCGGACCGAATGA
- a CDS encoding response regulator, with protein MSERRKRVLVADDDLTLRTMIARALHANYDVILAEDGHSALAELSKDPPPDLAILDVMMPGLDGFAVARQLRAVPGRHVPILFLTARDTPKDHIEGIQVGARHYVTKPFVLKDLMDKIAKITR; from the coding sequence ATGAGTGAGCGCCGGAAGCGTGTGCTGGTCGCCGACGACGACCTGACGCTTCGCACGATGATCGCGCGAGCCTTGCACGCCAACTACGACGTGATTCTGGCGGAGGACGGCCACAGCGCGCTGGCGGAATTATCCAAGGATCCGCCCCCAGATCTGGCCATTCTCGACGTGATGATGCCAGGCCTCGACGGCTTCGCGGTGGCCCGCCAACTGCGAGCCGTCCCCGGTCGACATGTTCCGATTCTGTTCCTCACTGCGCGCGACACGCCCAAGGATCACATCGAGGGCATCCAGGTGGGCGCGCGGCACTACGTCACCAAGCCATTCGTGCTCAAAGATTTGATGGACAAGATCGCGAAGATCACTCGCTAG
- the lnt gene encoding apolipoprotein N-acyltransferase, with protein MTTTPSSPPAPIAKWPATGLAALSGFLYFLAFPGVDVWPLAFVALVPLIVAMRGQTPRRAAWLGWVAGFVMTMCGFYWLLEMLKTFSGFPIALCLLFMSILCGYQAGRIGLLGWLTGRAQARGYPFMPVFALGMVTSELVFPLLFPWTYAATVHQVPVLLQLAEIGGPFLPTLVLTLVNLAIAEIWLARRDGRAPHRRLLVGSAVTLAATVAYGAVRIPMVDSRVASAEKAEVGVVQANMSLMGKRRNKAEGLRRHLELTNSLKQQGPLDLVVWSETSVVSPQQEEFAPLAYRMQFARALGVPTIFGAVLVRNVSDGRGYVLFNSAMLSDQQGEVVGRYDKQYLLAFGEYLPFGETFPKLYEISRNSGRFTPGKTLEPLRLGSHGIATFICYEDIIPGFVRSIVNSGETDLLVNITNDAWFGDTTEPWIHLALAKLRAIEHRRYLVRSTNSGISAFVDPVGRVLAHTGPFRQEAARQTVAWLRGATVYGAVGNAPWWLIAAVSVGMAFRARPGSRRDAASTPEPEKTKKKRKKRKPAADTETKVGDAE; from the coding sequence ATGACAACGACACCCTCCTCACCGCCTGCGCCCATCGCCAAGTGGCCCGCCACCGGGCTGGCCGCCCTCAGCGGCTTCCTCTACTTCCTCGCCTTCCCCGGGGTCGATGTTTGGCCCTTGGCCTTCGTCGCACTGGTGCCACTCATCGTGGCCATGCGCGGCCAAACCCCACGTAGAGCCGCATGGCTCGGTTGGGTCGCGGGCTTCGTGATGACGATGTGCGGCTTCTATTGGCTGCTGGAAATGCTGAAGACCTTCAGCGGCTTTCCCATCGCCCTCTGCCTGCTTTTCATGAGCATCTTGTGCGGCTACCAGGCGGGGCGCATCGGGCTCTTGGGTTGGCTCACAGGCCGCGCACAAGCGCGCGGCTACCCCTTCATGCCCGTCTTCGCGCTGGGCATGGTCACCAGCGAGCTCGTCTTCCCACTGCTTTTCCCCTGGACCTATGCCGCCACGGTGCACCAGGTGCCCGTGTTGCTACAGCTTGCCGAAATCGGCGGGCCGTTTCTTCCCACGCTGGTGCTCACGCTGGTCAACCTGGCGATCGCGGAGATCTGGCTTGCGCGCCGCGATGGTCGTGCGCCCCATCGCCGGCTACTCGTCGGCAGCGCCGTCACGCTAGCCGCCACCGTGGCCTACGGAGCGGTTCGCATCCCGATGGTCGACAGCCGAGTGGCGAGCGCGGAGAAGGCGGAAGTCGGTGTGGTGCAGGCCAACATGAGCCTGATGGGAAAGCGGCGAAACAAAGCCGAAGGCCTGCGCCGGCACCTCGAGCTCACCAATTCCCTCAAGCAACAGGGCCCCCTCGATCTGGTGGTTTGGAGCGAAACCAGCGTGGTCAGCCCGCAGCAAGAAGAGTTCGCGCCCCTGGCTTACCGCATGCAGTTCGCGCGTGCCCTGGGCGTTCCCACCATCTTCGGCGCGGTCCTGGTGCGAAACGTGAGCGATGGTCGCGGCTACGTGCTCTTCAACTCTGCGATGCTGAGCGATCAGCAAGGCGAAGTCGTCGGCCGCTACGACAAGCAGTACCTGCTCGCCTTTGGCGAGTACCTTCCCTTCGGCGAGACCTTTCCGAAGCTCTACGAAATCAGCCGAAACTCGGGGCGATTCACCCCGGGAAAGACCCTGGAACCGCTTCGCCTCGGCAGCCACGGCATCGCCACCTTCATCTGCTACGAGGACATCATCCCCGGGTTCGTGCGATCCATCGTGAACAGCGGCGAGACGGACCTGCTGGTGAACATCACCAACGACGCGTGGTTTGGCGACACGACCGAACCGTGGATTCACCTCGCCCTCGCCAAGCTCCGCGCGATCGAGCATCGGCGCTACTTGGTGCGCTCGACCAACAGCGGCATCAGCGCCTTCGTCGATCCCGTGGGACGCGTGCTGGCGCACACGGGTCCCTTTCGGCAAGAAGCGGCGCGACAAACTGTAGCTTGGCTACGCGGGGCGACAGTGTATGGCGCTGTAGGCAACGCGCCGTGGTGGCTCATCGCGGCGGTGAGTGTGGGGATGGCTTTCCGCGCCCGGCCGGGAAGCCGGCGCGACGCAGCCAGCACCCCTGAGCCTGAAAAAACCAAGAAAAAGCGCAAGAAGCGCAAGCCCGCGGCCGACACTGAAACAAAGGTTGGAGACGCCGAATAG
- a CDS encoding DUF72 domain-containing protein, with protein sequence MGAGFWIKSSISNGYTVRSQRKAGPIQGDGNVARAVVPDSAPLRRVGHSHPVPVGAAWPQAEKDLVSGRATEGDSSQPWRVAFGDACDNFAAPMITVGCAGFAVPATRFFKEYLFVEVQETHIAVPGQGTLRRWKREAPKGFEFAMLGPREIGQEGFRAGKVIETALETLHAVGDVLSATTAVFVAPPDFTANRANRAALKDFLVRVKPQFNRVVFEPGPAWDPDDADSIAVETGTLASRDPLSQGLSKREIAYYRLPGPAGHKSRYEDPAIEELAALGNTRPDQNAIYVFTNVDMFADGKRLRKALKTGAA encoded by the coding sequence ATGGGTGCAGGGTTTTGGATTAAGTCTTCAATATCAAATGGTTACACGGTGCGGTCCCAACGCAAGGCAGGTCCGATTCAAGGCGACGGAAATGTCGCGCGCGCAGTCGTCCCGGATTCGGCTCCGCTTCGTCGCGTCGGGCACTCCCATCCGGTGCCGGTCGGAGCGGCCTGGCCGCAGGCGGAGAAAGACCTGGTGTCGGGCCGCGCCACCGAAGGCGACAGTTCTCAGCCTTGGCGCGTGGCGTTTGGGGACGCCTGTGATAACTTCGCCGCGCCGATGATCACGGTTGGCTGCGCTGGCTTTGCCGTCCCTGCGACGCGCTTCTTCAAGGAGTACCTCTTCGTCGAGGTGCAGGAGACGCATATCGCCGTTCCCGGGCAGGGAACGCTGCGCCGCTGGAAGCGTGAGGCGCCGAAAGGGTTCGAGTTCGCAATGCTCGGTCCGCGAGAAATCGGTCAAGAGGGTTTCCGTGCCGGCAAGGTGATCGAGACGGCGCTCGAGACGCTGCATGCCGTGGGCGATGTGCTCAGCGCGACCACGGCGGTGTTCGTGGCGCCGCCGGACTTCACGGCGAACCGGGCGAACCGGGCGGCGCTCAAGGATTTCCTGGTGCGGGTGAAGCCGCAGTTCAATCGCGTGGTGTTCGAGCCAGGCCCGGCCTGGGACCCCGACGATGCCGATAGCATCGCAGTGGAGACCGGCACCCTCGCGTCGCGTGATCCCTTGAGCCAAGGCCTGTCCAAGCGCGAGATCGCGTACTACCGCTTGCCCGGGCCGGCGGGGCACAAGTCTCGCTACGAGGATCCCGCCATCGAGGAACTCGCAGCGCTGGGAAACACCCGGCCAGATCAGAACGCCATCTACGTGTTCACGAACGTGGACATGTTTGCGGACGGCAAGCGGCTGCGCAAAGCACTCAAGACCGGCGCGGCGTAG
- the leuS gene encoding leucine--tRNA ligase codes for MAYDHRSVESRWQSYWDEHRTFRMERRPGRPKFYALDMFPYPSGSGLHVGHPEGYTATDIVSRFKRMNGFDVLHPMGWDAFGLPAEQHAINTGTHPRVTTAANVDVFRRQLKSLGFFYDWEREVDTTDPGYFKWTQWIFLKLFHAGLAFQAEIPVNWCPALGTVLANEEVIDGRSERGNHPVVRQPLRQWQLKITAYADRLAGDLDLVDWPETKQKQRDWIGRSEGAEVDFPLVDRDDHLTVYTTRPDTLFGATYMVIAPDHALTLSITSAERREEVQAYVEAASRKSDMERTALNKEKTGVFTGAYAVNPLNQERIPIYTADYVLGAYGTGAIMAVPAHDERDFEFAQRFSLPIVEVVSPDGSQHESLDAAFVDDGVAVRSGQFDGQATATMKGNIIDFLEREGIGRRKINYRLRDWVFSRQRYWGEPIPIYFPVRTEGDPRQGAAYEIDYSKPMAVEEGELPLLLPELEDYKPGDDPQGPLARAMDWRFFQKDGTWYARETNTMPQWAGSCWYYLRYLDPRNEKEIFSGAAYDAWMPVDLYMGGSEHAVLHLLYARFWHKVLFDAKVVKHPEPFMKLVHQGLILGMGFRWYAVLDPVGKITRALDGDSTLVRPHADGGLELPTGERVEERFVTESEVVVKDGRPVHPDHGVRLVPVAEKMSKSRGNVVNPDDVVREFGADSLRVYEMFMGPLEQVKPWQTSGIQGVRRFLDRVDALSQRALVDGEGDSDTQKLVHRTVKKVGQDVEALRFNTAISAMMILTNHLNSMGQVPKIALEKLVLCLSPFAPHLGEELWARLGHSPSTLDAAWPAFDETLCVDDVLELPVQVNGKVRGKVTIPKDAAEADVKAAALADAHVAKFIEGKTLRKVVYVPGRIVNLIAN; via the coding sequence ATGGCCTACGACCATCGAAGCGTCGAATCACGTTGGCAGTCCTACTGGGACGAGCATCGGACCTTTCGCATGGAGCGCCGCCCGGGGCGGCCGAAGTTCTACGCCTTGGACATGTTTCCCTATCCCTCGGGCTCAGGCCTGCACGTCGGTCACCCCGAGGGCTACACGGCCACGGACATCGTTTCGCGCTTCAAGCGCATGAACGGGTTCGACGTGCTGCATCCCATGGGCTGGGACGCCTTCGGCCTCCCTGCGGAGCAGCACGCCATCAACACCGGCACCCATCCCAGGGTCACGACGGCTGCCAACGTGGACGTGTTCCGTCGCCAGCTCAAGTCGCTCGGCTTCTTCTATGACTGGGAACGCGAGGTCGACACTACGGACCCGGGCTACTTCAAGTGGACCCAGTGGATCTTTCTGAAGCTCTTCCACGCGGGTCTCGCATTTCAGGCGGAAATCCCGGTGAATTGGTGCCCAGCGTTGGGCACGGTGCTGGCCAACGAGGAGGTGATCGACGGCCGCAGCGAGCGCGGGAATCACCCCGTCGTGAGGCAGCCGCTGCGCCAGTGGCAACTCAAGATCACGGCCTACGCCGATCGATTGGCGGGGGACTTGGATCTCGTGGATTGGCCAGAGACCAAGCAGAAGCAGCGCGATTGGATCGGCCGCAGCGAGGGCGCCGAGGTGGACTTCCCCCTGGTGGACCGTGACGACCATCTGACCGTGTACACCACACGGCCTGACACTCTGTTCGGCGCGACGTACATGGTGATCGCGCCAGACCACGCGCTCACTTTGTCCATCACCAGCGCAGAGCGTCGCGAGGAAGTACAGGCCTACGTCGAAGCGGCTTCGCGCAAGAGCGACATGGAGCGCACTGCGCTGAACAAGGAAAAAACAGGAGTATTTACGGGCGCTTACGCCGTGAATCCCCTGAACCAAGAGCGCATTCCCATCTACACCGCCGACTACGTGTTGGGTGCCTACGGGACGGGAGCCATCATGGCGGTGCCCGCCCACGACGAACGCGACTTCGAGTTCGCGCAACGTTTCTCGCTGCCCATCGTCGAAGTCGTCAGTCCCGATGGGTCGCAGCACGAGTCGCTCGACGCGGCCTTCGTCGACGATGGTGTTGCAGTGCGTTCAGGCCAGTTCGACGGGCAGGCCACGGCAACCATGAAGGGCAACATCATCGACTTCTTGGAGCGCGAAGGCATCGGCCGCCGCAAGATCAACTACCGCTTGCGCGACTGGGTGTTCTCGCGTCAGCGCTACTGGGGTGAGCCGATCCCGATCTACTTCCCGGTCCGCACCGAGGGCGATCCGCGCCAAGGGGCCGCCTACGAGATCGACTACTCGAAACCGATGGCAGTGGAAGAGGGCGAACTGCCGCTGCTGTTGCCGGAGCTCGAGGACTACAAGCCAGGAGACGATCCCCAGGGGCCGTTGGCCCGCGCCATGGACTGGCGCTTCTTCCAGAAGGACGGCACCTGGTACGCCCGGGAGACCAACACGATGCCGCAGTGGGCAGGCAGCTGTTGGTACTATTTGCGCTATCTAGATCCCCGAAATGAAAAGGAAATATTCTCCGGCGCGGCCTACGACGCCTGGATGCCGGTGGACCTGTACATGGGCGGAAGCGAGCACGCCGTGCTGCATCTGCTCTACGCCCGCTTCTGGCACAAGGTGCTCTTCGACGCGAAGGTCGTGAAGCACCCGGAGCCCTTCATGAAGCTCGTCCACCAAGGATTGATCCTGGGCATGGGCTTCCGTTGGTACGCGGTATTGGATCCGGTAGGAAAGATCACTCGCGCTCTGGATGGCGACTCCACCCTCGTGCGACCTCACGCCGACGGAGGACTCGAGCTACCCACGGGTGAGCGCGTGGAGGAACGCTTCGTCACCGAGTCCGAAGTCGTCGTGAAGGACGGTCGTCCGGTGCATCCGGACCATGGGGTGCGCCTCGTCCCCGTCGCGGAGAAGATGAGCAAGAGCCGTGGCAACGTGGTCAACCCCGATGACGTAGTGCGCGAGTTCGGCGCCGATAGCCTTCGAGTCTACGAAATGTTCATGGGACCGTTGGAGCAAGTGAAGCCCTGGCAGACCAGCGGCATTCAGGGCGTGCGTCGCTTTCTCGATCGCGTGGACGCATTGAGCCAGCGTGCGTTGGTGGACGGGGAAGGGGACTCGGATACCCAGAAGCTCGTTCACCGCACGGTGAAGAAGGTGGGACAAGACGTCGAGGCGCTGCGCTTCAACACCGCAATCAGCGCGATGATGATCTTGACAAATCACCTGAACTCCATGGGCCAAGTGCCTAAGATTGCACTGGAAAAGCTGGTGCTTTGTCTGTCGCCCTTCGCACCCCATCTGGGCGAGGAGCTGTGGGCCCGCCTCGGTCACAGTCCGAGCACTCTGGACGCCGCGTGGCCGGCTTTCGACGAGACCCTGTGCGTCGACGACGTCCTGGAGCTACCCGTCCAGGTGAACGGGAAAGTGCGAGGCAAGGTGACCATCCCCAAGGATGCGGCCGAAGCAGACGTAAAAGCGGCCGCCCTTGCGGACGCCCACGTTGCCAAGTTCATCGAGGGCAAGACGCTCCGGAAAGTGGTCTACGTCCCAGGTCGCATCGTGAACCTGATCGCCAACTAG